One window of the Lepeophtheirus salmonis chromosome 7, UVic_Lsal_1.4, whole genome shotgun sequence genome contains the following:
- the sqh gene encoding myosin regulatory light chain sqh, which produces MIRKRSTVSPEKKFFNAIGQVKKGKRERRKRKRKIPSLFSVDSPSFSSHPNSFQFTTSLLLSHLSNFILFHFKMSSRKTATRRGTTKKRAQRATSNVFAMFNQDQISEFKEAFNMIDQNRDGFICKEDLHDMLASLGKDPTDEYLEAMISDAPGNINFTMFLTLFGERLQGTDPEEVIKNAFGCFDEENAGVIHEDRLRELLTTMGDRFTDEEVDEMYREAPIKSGMFDYIEFTRILKYGAKEKDEK; this is translated from the exons ATGATTAGAAAAAGATCCACAGTGAGTCCTGAGAAAAAGTTCTTTAACGCTATTGGTCAagtgaaaaaaggaaaaagagagagaagaaagagaaagagaaaaatccCTTCTCTTTTTTCAGTTGATTCTCCGTCATTCTCCTCCCATCCCAACTCATTTCAATTCACTACTTCACTACTTCTGTCTCATCTCTCCAACTTCATATTATTCCATTTCAAG aTGTCTTCTCGTAAAACTGCAACTCGTCGAGGTACCACCAAGAAGAGGGCTCAAAGAGCCACTTCGAATGTCTTCGCCATGTTCAATCAGGATCAGATCTCTGAATTCAAGGAGGCTTTTAATATGATTGATCAAAATCGGGATGGATTCATCTGTAAAGAAGATCTTCACGATATGTTGGCCTCTTTAGGCAAG GATCCTACTGATGAATATTTGGAGGCAATGATAAGTGATGCACCTGGTAACATTAACTTTACTATGTTCTTGACGCTTTTTGGCGAGCGACTTCAGGGAACGGATCCTGAAGAGgttataaaaaatgcattcgGTTGTTTTGATGAAGAAAATGCAGGTGTTATCCATGAAGATAGGTTAAGAGAGCTCTTAACAACAATGGGAGATCGATTTACTGATGAGGAAGTTGATGAGATGTACAGAGAGGCTCCTATCAAATCAGGAATGtttgattatattgaatttacTAGAATTCTTAAATATGGTGCCAAAGAAAAGGATGAGAAATAA